The genomic region TTTCACTAAGAACAATAGTGCCCGTAGGAGAACTTAAAGAAGTAAGTTGTCGTGAGAGGTCAGTACCATCATTTTGACCACCCGATATGCCAGGATTTGATTTTTTTACATTTGAATTTGCGACTCGATATGATGAAATCCCATAGGAACGCCTAGGAGCTCCTTCATTACGCGGTTTAACGGTATCTTCAGGACATTGATACAAGGGGTTTACTTCGTCAACGGTATCAATTGATGAGTGCATTTCCGCATATGTCATACTTTCACGGCCGTCGTACCCAGCAATGAGGTCATCCCAGCTGATTTTAGACCCTCCAGATATTCTGGTGTAAGGGAAATAGCTGGCACTATCATCACTAATGTACATTTGCATAGCTATGCCGAGTTGTTTTAACTGATTTAAGCAAGTGACTTGCTTTGCGCGAGCTCTGGCTTTGCTTAAACTTGGTAAGAGTAGACTGGCTAAGATGCCGATGATGGCTACGACGACTAAAATTTCTATCAGCGTAAATTGTTTTTTGTTCATAAAAAGCCCCTTAGAATTATTGTACATTATAATAAAAGACAAGACAAAAAGCTTCATGTTACAAAATAAATAAAAGTATTTATAAATAAGGAATAAAGAACTTTTTATAGAGCGAATAAATATTGACTTTTTGTAACAAAAAATAAATACAGCTGTTTACTTCACTAAATAGATCCCCTTCGAAGTCTACAAAGGCTGATGAGATCGTTTATTTTTTCTAATGGCGTAGGATTTTATCAAGCCTAGATGGGATGAAATATTTTGTATTTATCTAGAAACTTAAAGAGACAACTAATAGGAGAAAAAAAAATAGAATGAATATATTTAAGATTTTGGTAGGCTTGATCGTAAGTGTCAGTAGTTTGTGGGCTGAGCAAGCCAGCGCACCCAATGTGGTGATGATCCTCAGTGATGATCAGGGCTACGCTGATTACAGCTTCATGGGTCACGAATTCATTGCAACTCCCCGCATTGATAAACTAGCTTCAGCGAGCCTAGTCTATGAGCGAGGTTACGTAACGACCGCAGTTTGTTGTCCGTCAATTTCCACCATGCTCACAGGTCTTTACCCTCACCAACACGGGACTACCGGCAACGACCCTATAAAAGGAGTGAATCGTAAAGCCTGGATAGATAAATTTCGTAATTCACCACAACTACCGCGACTCTTAGGTGAGGCCGGCTACCTTTCAATGCATACCGGAAAATACTGGCATGGTGATCCCGCAGTCTCAGGTTTTACTGATAGCATGGGCTTGACTCAACGTCACGGTTCGGAATATTCGCTCAGTATTGGACGCAAGACGATGCAGCCCATTTACGACTTCATCCAGAAATCTCAAGATCAGAAAAAACCTTTTTTTGTCTGGTTTGCCCCATTTATGCCTCATACGCCTCACACTCCCCCTGAACGTTTAGAAAAAAAATATCAGAAGCTCGGAGCTAAGAATCAATCGAAATATTACGCTATGTGCGAATGGTTTGACGAAAGTTGCGGAGAGCTTCTTGATCACCTCGATGAAAAGGGGCTGACAGAGAATACTGTCATCGTGTATATTTGTGATAATGGTTGGGGAAGTATGGGTTCAGGTTCGGTAAAGGCATCTCCCCATGAACTCGGTGTTCGGACTCCCATTATGATCAAATGGCCAGGCAAAGTTTCTGCTCAGCTCGATAAAGTCAATATGGCTAGTAACATCGACCTCGTACCGACAATTTTGGCCGCCTGTGGGGTGGAGATTCCCAAAGTATTACCAGGAATCAACTTGTTGGATATTGATGCGGTGGGCGCACGTAAGAATTTATTTCTCGAATGCTTCACTCACGATATGCTTGCTATAGATCAGCCCGAGGCGGGACTGCGAGCGCGTTCCTATGTGGACAAGCAATGGAAACTGACCGTTTGGCGCAAACCCCATACCTTGCTAGATCTGAAGGGATGGCAGAAGGAGACTCCTCAGGAGGAGATCCAACTCTTCAATATCAAGGATGACCCGATGCAGAAAAACAATCTTGCTGCACAGCACCCAGAGAAAGTAGGGGACTTGATGAAAGAACTCAATCGCTGGTGGAATCCTGGCCCCGTCAAAAATTCTGTGCAGAAAACTCAATAAAAACTGAAGGGCTTATTCCCTAGGAGAAGAAACTGTTCGTCTGGTTAAAATGGGGGTGGTGAGAAGGCACTTAAGTTTTTAAGCTTGTGCACAAGATTTCAAGTGATCTGCGGAGGCTAACCGGCAGGCGGAGAGTGCTGCCACACAGGCAACAAAGTTATTGCCCGTAGGGTGAGTACTCCCTTGAGGATCCTAAGGCTAGTCGCTACGCGCCCGCTCTTAGCTTTAATTAGTGCGTGACCGAAAACCCAGTGTGTATAAGTTTTTTCAGAATTTCAAATTAAGGTAAAAATCAAAACTTCCTCTGGAGATGCCATGTCGTCATGGCACGAGCACTTAGTCCAGGCAGGAGCAAGTACGCCGT from Lentisphaera profundi harbors:
- a CDS encoding sulfatase, whose product is MNIFKILVGLIVSVSSLWAEQASAPNVVMILSDDQGYADYSFMGHEFIATPRIDKLASASLVYERGYVTTAVCCPSISTMLTGLYPHQHGTTGNDPIKGVNRKAWIDKFRNSPQLPRLLGEAGYLSMHTGKYWHGDPAVSGFTDSMGLTQRHGSEYSLSIGRKTMQPIYDFIQKSQDQKKPFFVWFAPFMPHTPHTPPERLEKKYQKLGAKNQSKYYAMCEWFDESCGELLDHLDEKGLTENTVIVYICDNGWGSMGSGSVKASPHELGVRTPIMIKWPGKVSAQLDKVNMASNIDLVPTILAACGVEIPKVLPGINLLDIDAVGARKNLFLECFTHDMLAIDQPEAGLRARSYVDKQWKLTVWRKPHTLLDLKGWQKETPQEEIQLFNIKDDPMQKNNLAAQHPEKVGDLMKELNRWWNPGPVKNSVQKTQ
- a CDS encoding type II secretion system protein; the protein is MNKKQFTLIEILVVVAIIGILASLLLPSLSKARARAKQVTCLNQLKQLGIAMQMYISDDSASYFPYTRISGGSKISWDDLIAGYDGRESMTYAEMHSSIDTVDEVNPLYQCPEDTVKPRNEGAPRRSYGISSYRVANSNVKKSNPGISGGQNDGTDLSRQLTSLSSPTGTIVLSENFNRDNNMGVHWGSITAGNHYSTQTATVSNPLPHFEKFNYLFADGHAKVLNYYGTLLEQLPSDSDARNTMWDAGR